The following proteins are encoded in a genomic region of Haloarcula marina:
- a CDS encoding type II/IV secretion system ATPase subunit translates to MDDHESDDPLSDRDRDSDAPTGLFERRAAERSGVSDRRDADADDADLLTDVLDIDAEDLNGDRPATDIVPWEDPLVTDVLADVDEYFAARGDDLFTDAPSGEFVATRFFDFSFLDTYEVLEYRWVNEPYAFVAVVYDESEMERRYLGVEPTMNNFEQYVRRDLVELLRNQLMYKEFDGDTERRDLFEREATAMILDNAATVEKGSLHKLLYYLIRDFIDYGPIDPIMRDPAVEDISCDGTDVPVFVYHREYRDLKSNVTFARESLDSFTSRMAQRAGKQLTVSSPLVDASLPNGSRVQITLGGDISSRGSNFTIRKFADIPFTPVDLVRWNTFSAEMMAYFWIAIQNNKSLVFAGGTGSGKTSSMNAISFFIPPASKIVSIEDTREIDLPHENWIQSVTRSALTAEGRGEISMYSLLKAALRQRPEYLLVGEIRTEQNVALTFFQAMSTGHTAYTTFHADSVETVISRMQNPPLTVPTQMLQDLDIISVQRQTYLDDKRVRRNHAVAEVLPQEYDANDVRTKRVFQRDSQTDAHERVASSELLADIAADRGWSDAELDRQLGDRTRLLQYLADAGINGYAEVSAAIQLFDKDREGTMRRLEGGALTASYLRDRGPDVEDLESMSIDLRTLIEDQ, encoded by the coding sequence ATGGACGACCACGAATCCGACGACCCCCTATCAGACCGCGACAGAGACAGCGACGCCCCGACTGGGCTGTTCGAACGCCGCGCCGCCGAGCGCTCCGGCGTCTCCGACCGGCGAGATGCCGACGCAGACGACGCCGACCTCCTCACCGACGTACTCGATATCGACGCCGAGGACCTGAACGGCGACCGTCCGGCGACGGACATCGTCCCGTGGGAGGACCCGCTCGTCACCGACGTTCTCGCCGACGTGGACGAGTACTTCGCGGCCCGCGGCGACGACCTGTTCACCGACGCGCCGTCGGGCGAGTTCGTCGCGACCCGCTTCTTCGACTTCTCGTTCCTCGACACCTACGAGGTGCTGGAGTATCGGTGGGTGAACGAACCGTACGCGTTCGTCGCGGTGGTCTACGACGAGTCCGAGATGGAACGCCGCTATCTCGGCGTCGAACCGACGATGAACAACTTCGAGCAGTACGTCCGGCGGGACCTGGTCGAACTCCTCCGGAACCAACTGATGTACAAGGAGTTCGACGGCGACACCGAGCGCCGCGACCTGTTCGAACGCGAGGCGACGGCGATGATTCTCGACAACGCGGCGACCGTCGAGAAGGGCAGTCTCCACAAACTGCTGTACTACCTGATTCGGGACTTCATCGACTACGGCCCCATCGACCCGATTATGCGGGACCCGGCCGTCGAGGACATCTCCTGTGACGGGACGGACGTGCCCGTGTTCGTCTACCACCGCGAGTACCGCGACCTGAAGTCGAACGTCACCTTCGCGCGGGAGTCGCTCGACTCCTTTACCTCGCGGATGGCCCAGCGGGCGGGCAAGCAACTCACCGTCTCCAGTCCGCTGGTCGACGCGTCGCTCCCGAACGGGTCGCGGGTGCAGATAACCCTCGGCGGCGACATCAGCAGTCGCGGGTCCAACTTCACCATCCGGAAGTTCGCGGACATCCCCTTCACCCCGGTCGACCTCGTTCGCTGGAACACCTTCTCCGCCGAGATGATGGCGTACTTCTGGATCGCCATCCAGAACAACAAGTCGCTCGTCTTCGCTGGCGGAACCGGGTCGGGAAAGACGTCGAGCATGAACGCCATCTCGTTTTTCATCCCGCCCGCGAGCAAAATCGTCTCCATCGAGGACACCCGCGAGATAGACCTGCCCCACGAGAACTGGATTCAGAGCGTCACCCGGAGCGCCCTGACCGCGGAGGGGCGCGGCGAGATAAGCATGTACAGCCTGCTCAAGGCGGCGTTGCGACAGCGGCCGGAGTACCTGCTGGTCGGCGAGATTCGGACCGAGCAGAACGTCGCGCTGACGTTCTTCCAAGCCATGTCGACGGGCCACACCGCGTACACGACGTTCCACGCCGACTCCGTCGAGACGGTCATCTCGCGGATGCAGAACCCGCCGCTCACCGTCCCGACGCAGATGCTACAGGACTTGGACATCATCTCCGTCCAGCGACAGACCTACCTCGACGACAAGCGAGTGCGGCGGAACCACGCCGTCGCGGAGGTGCTGCCACAGGAGTACGACGCCAACGACGTGCGGACCAAGCGGGTGTTCCAGCGCGACTCGCAGACGGACGCCCACGAACGGGTCGCCTCCTCGGAACTGCTCGCGGACATCGCGGCCGACCGCGGGTGGTCCGACGCGGAACTCGACCGCCAACTCGGCGACCGGACGCGCCTCCTCCAGTACCTCGCCGACGCGGGCATCAACGGCTACGCGGAAGTCTCCGCGGCGATTCAACTGTTCGATAAGGACCGCGAGGGGACGATGCGTCGACTGGAGGGCGGGGCGCTCACCGCGTCGTACCTCCGGGACCGCGGCCCCGACGTCGAGGACCTAGAGTCGATGAGTATCGACCTCCGGACGCTCATCGAGGACCAGTGA
- a CDS encoding Hsp20/alpha crystallin family protein: MSALREALRDLPDAVFADVLESEEAYLLVLDLPGVTTETLDVSVEGGRLVIEGQRSKDVPREFRFVREDRSVFLDAELPLPPDATGQGAEGTVERGVLELTLPKASAAPSTTIPIDEA; this comes from the coding sequence ATGTCAGCGCTGCGTGAGGCGTTACGTGACCTCCCCGACGCCGTGTTCGCGGACGTACTCGAATCCGAGGAGGCGTACCTCCTCGTGCTGGACCTACCGGGCGTGACGACGGAGACACTCGACGTGAGCGTCGAGGGCGGCCGCCTCGTCATCGAAGGACAGCGCAGCAAGGACGTTCCCCGCGAGTTCCGCTTCGTCCGCGAGGACCGCTCCGTCTTCCTCGACGCGGAACTCCCCCTCCCGCCGGACGCGACGGGACAGGGTGCCGAAGGGACGGTCGAGCGCGGCGTCCTCGAACTCACCCTCCCCAAAGCCAGCGCCGCGCCGAGCACCACAATCCCCATCGACGAGGCCTGA
- a CDS encoding translation initiation factor IF-5A, with product MAREQTEVRELDEGSYVMIEDAPCKIDSYSTAKPGKHGSAKARIDARGVFDDKKRSLSQPVDAKIWVPIITRKQGQVVSTDGDDAQVMDLDTYETFTMLMPDDVALEPDDEIEYLEYEEQRKITRT from the coding sequence ATGGCAAGAGAGCAGACTGAAGTTCGCGAACTCGACGAAGGGAGCTACGTCATGATAGAGGACGCGCCGTGTAAAATCGACTCCTACAGCACGGCCAAGCCCGGCAAGCACGGCAGCGCCAAGGCCCGTATCGACGCCCGGGGCGTCTTCGACGACAAGAAGCGGTCGCTCTCCCAACCCGTCGACGCGAAGATTTGGGTCCCCATCATCACGCGAAAGCAGGGGCAGGTCGTCTCCACCGACGGCGACGACGCGCAGGTCATGGACCTCGACACCTACGAGACGTTCACGATGCTGATGCCCGACGACGTGGCCCTCGAACCCGACGACGAAATCGAATACCTCGAGTACGAGGAACAGCGCAAGATCACCCGCACGTAA
- the speB gene encoding agmatinase yields the protein MFPGAVADRREAAYALVGAPLDASTSFRPGARFGPRRVREFGEQFDDYDHRTDQHFTELSVYDHGDVGPTADTGEYLTFLESLFREFDGDGATPLLVGGEHTVTVAAVRALDPDVFVCLDAHLDLRESYAGDERSHATVTHHVLSVADRAVVLGARTGSEAEWERASETDVTVVPPEDVADWTPDFGDERAYLSVDIDAADPGFAPGTGTPEPFGLAPREMRDVVRSVAPHAVGFDAVEVNDRDDGQAATLAAKLLRAFAFAHAAES from the coding sequence ATGTTCCCCGGTGCGGTCGCCGACCGCCGCGAGGCCGCCTACGCTCTCGTGGGAGCGCCGCTGGACGCCTCGACCTCTTTTCGTCCCGGCGCTCGTTTCGGCCCGCGCCGCGTTCGCGAGTTCGGCGAGCAGTTCGACGACTACGACCACCGCACCGACCAGCACTTCACCGAGTTGTCGGTGTACGACCACGGCGACGTGGGGCCGACGGCCGACACGGGCGAGTACCTGACCTTCCTCGAAAGCCTGTTCCGGGAGTTCGACGGCGACGGCGCGACGCCGTTACTGGTCGGCGGCGAACACACCGTCACCGTCGCCGCCGTCCGCGCCCTCGACCCCGACGTGTTCGTCTGCCTGGACGCCCATCTCGATTTACGAGAGTCCTACGCGGGCGACGAGCGCTCCCACGCGACGGTAACCCACCACGTGCTGTCGGTGGCCGACCGCGCCGTCGTCCTCGGGGCACGGACCGGAAGCGAGGCAGAGTGGGAGCGCGCCTCGGAGACGGACGTGACGGTCGTTCCCCCCGAGGACGTGGCCGACTGGACGCCGGACTTCGGCGACGAACGCGCCTATCTCTCGGTGGACATCGACGCCGCCGACCCCGGGTTCGCGCCGGGGACCGGGACGCCCGAACCGTTCGGCCTCGCGCCCCGGGAGATGCGCGACGTGGTCCGGTCGGTCGCACCCCACGCCGTCGGGTTCGACGCCGTCGAGGTGAACGACCGGGACGACGGCCAAGCGGCGACGCTTGCGGCGAAACTCCTGCGGGCGTTCGCCTTTGCCCACGCCGCCGAGTCGTAG
- a CDS encoding phytanoyl-CoA dioxygenase family protein yields MPLTDEQFEQYQRDGYVVVEDCLDGATVEAVTERIDAYVRNDRDATQFERMLEPDAEDAALGDADPVRKFEGVGMVREDDVFAELVRDEAIVDVVRQLQGPNLHLLRSAAMLKPPRVGSEKKFHQDAAYYPIHPMDHVTVWVALDQSTTENGCMQVVPGAHTDGLLGHEAVEYDTDIAISEADYTPEDAVALPMEPGDVLFQHCLLPHYTAPNETEDWRRAFIAAYMRSRSRFTDQNPPEWVDSYDVTGDSFRGCV; encoded by the coding sequence ATGCCACTCACCGACGAACAGTTCGAACAGTACCAGCGGGACGGCTACGTCGTCGTCGAGGACTGCCTCGACGGTGCGACGGTCGAGGCCGTCACTGAGCGAATCGACGCGTACGTCCGGAACGACCGCGACGCGACCCAGTTCGAGCGGATGCTCGAACCGGACGCCGAGGACGCGGCCTTGGGCGACGCCGACCCGGTCCGGAAGTTCGAGGGCGTCGGGATGGTCCGCGAGGACGACGTGTTCGCCGAGTTGGTCCGCGACGAGGCCATCGTCGACGTGGTCCGGCAGTTGCAGGGGCCGAACCTCCACCTCCTGCGGAGCGCGGCGATGCTGAAACCGCCCCGCGTCGGCAGCGAGAAGAAGTTCCACCAAGACGCCGCCTACTACCCGATTCACCCGATGGACCACGTCACCGTCTGGGTCGCGCTCGACCAGTCGACGACCGAGAACGGCTGTATGCAGGTGGTTCCGGGCGCGCACACGGACGGTTTGCTGGGTCACGAGGCCGTCGAGTACGACACGGACATCGCCATCTCGGAGGCCGACTACACGCCCGAAGACGCCGTCGCGTTACCGATGGAACCCGGCGACGTGCTCTTCCAGCACTGCCTGCTCCCCCACTACACCGCGCCCAACGAGACCGAGGACTGGCGGCGGGCGTTCATCGCGGCGTACATGCGCAGTCGCTCGCGCTTCACCGACCAGAACCCGCCGGAGTGGGTCGACAGCTACGACGTGACCGGCGACTCGTTCCGGGGGTGCGTCTGA
- a CDS encoding Nif3-like dinuclear metal center hexameric protein: MHAGDIAARLDDELDVAAYADIDASPNGLQVGPADQSVEHVAVAVDAAVETIARASDAGADLLVTHHGIVWGSVERVTGTTYRRVAPLLEDDMALYVAHLPLDGHQSLGNAAGLGDLLELNDRAPFGAIGPEYIGQRGTLAEAMTLDDLAATLEDELDTGGQSVQTLEFGPDEIESVAIVTGSGVDWLDEAVDADADVLVTGEGKQQAYHEAREAGINVVLAGHYATETFGVRSLQSTLDSWGLETTFVDCPTGL; the protein is encoded by the coding sequence ATGCACGCAGGAGACATCGCCGCCCGACTCGACGACGAACTCGACGTGGCGGCGTACGCCGATATCGACGCGAGTCCCAACGGGCTACAGGTCGGTCCCGCCGACCAGTCGGTCGAACACGTCGCCGTCGCCGTCGACGCGGCCGTCGAGACTATCGCCCGAGCCAGCGACGCCGGTGCGGACCTGCTCGTGACCCACCACGGCATCGTCTGGGGGAGCGTCGAGCGAGTCACCGGGACGACCTACCGCCGAGTCGCGCCGCTTCTCGAGGACGACATGGCGCTGTACGTCGCGCACCTCCCGCTGGACGGCCACCAGTCCCTCGGCAACGCCGCCGGTCTCGGGGATTTACTCGAACTGAACGACCGCGCGCCCTTCGGCGCGATAGGCCCGGAGTACATCGGCCAGCGCGGGACCCTCGCGGAGGCGATGACGCTCGACGACCTCGCCGCGACGCTCGAAGACGAACTCGACACCGGCGGTCAATCCGTCCAGACGCTCGAGTTCGGTCCCGACGAGATAGAGAGCGTCGCCATCGTCACCGGGAGCGGCGTCGATTGGCTGGACGAGGCTGTCGACGCGGACGCTGACGTACTCGTCACCGGCGAGGGGAAACAGCAGGCCTACCACGAAGCGCGCGAGGCGGGCATCAACGTCGTCTTGGCGGGCCACTACGCCACCGAGACGTTCGGCGTCCGGTCGCTCCAGTCGACGCTGGACTCGTGGGGGCTGGAGACGACGTTCGTCGACTGCCCGACCGGTCTCTGA
- a CDS encoding ABC1 kinase family protein has protein sequence MNFRAYWRFLVVARQFLPLLLAYARDRNRFLLFGSSRQVTSEQRRERATALMDSLLTLGPTFIKLGQLLSTRPDILPPEYIDEFSKLQDRVPPADWEDARQVLESELGSVDERFATFDTEAISGASLGQVYRAEVDGETVAVKVRRPGIEDLVEADLRVIRWSLPLIMYFVGETRSFSLETLADEFSKTIREEMDYEREARMLAEIRGNFVGNDRIRIPAVVDSHSTQRVLTMEYVPGTKINDIEDLDERGFDRTQLAETLQNAYLQMIIDDGVFHADPHPGNLAVQDDGKLVFYDFGMSGRVDPFVQEKIVDFYAAVADQNIDAILDALIEMGTLSPEADRQVMGDVMELAIADARGEDIEQYRVQQIIQQVEDTIYEFPLRLPSNLALVLRVATVVEGVCVTLDPEFDFISVATTYLREEGFIAAGVRNYVEDRATEVQDAATSAVRIPPKLESVLDRVEREDLQVRADIEDSDRLLATMTKRLILGMMLASTIFSTAFLYAEATPVIAAVTGAFVLVLAGALWWSFRKRKGLRAKPQFTRQSMRDRQESPGGLATSFDDEN, from the coding sequence GTGAACTTCCGCGCCTACTGGCGGTTCCTGGTCGTCGCGCGCCAGTTCCTGCCGCTGTTGCTCGCCTACGCCCGCGACAGGAACCGGTTTCTCCTGTTCGGGTCGTCGCGACAGGTGACGAGCGAACAGCGCCGTGAGCGCGCCACCGCGCTGATGGACTCGCTGTTGACCCTCGGCCCGACGTTCATCAAACTCGGGCAGTTGCTGTCGACGCGGCCGGACATCCTCCCGCCGGAGTACATCGACGAGTTCTCGAAACTGCAGGACCGCGTGCCGCCCGCCGACTGGGAGGACGCGCGACAGGTACTCGAAAGCGAACTCGGGTCGGTCGACGAGCGGTTCGCCACGTTCGACACCGAAGCCATCAGCGGGGCCTCCCTCGGACAGGTGTACCGGGCCGAAGTCGACGGCGAGACCGTCGCGGTGAAGGTCCGGCGGCCCGGCATCGAGGACCTCGTGGAGGCGGACCTGCGGGTCATCCGCTGGTCGCTCCCGCTCATCATGTACTTCGTCGGGGAGACTCGCTCCTTTTCGTTGGAGACGCTGGCCGACGAGTTCTCGAAGACCATCCGCGAGGAGATGGACTACGAGCGAGAGGCGCGGATGCTCGCCGAGATTCGCGGGAACTTCGTCGGCAACGACCGCATCCGCATCCCCGCCGTCGTCGACAGCCACTCCACCCAGCGCGTCCTGACGATGGAGTACGTTCCGGGGACGAAGATAAACGACATCGAGGACTTGGACGAACGCGGCTTCGACCGCACCCAACTCGCGGAGACGCTCCAGAACGCGTACCTCCAGATGATTATCGACGACGGCGTCTTCCACGCCGACCCCCATCCCGGGAACCTCGCCGTGCAGGACGACGGCAAACTCGTCTTCTACGACTTCGGGATGTCCGGCCGGGTCGACCCGTTCGTCCAGGAGAAAATCGTCGACTTCTACGCCGCCGTCGCCGACCAGAACATCGACGCCATTCTCGACGCCCTCATCGAGATGGGGACCCTGAGTCCCGAGGCCGACCGGCAGGTGATGGGCGACGTGATGGAACTGGCCATCGCCGACGCCCGCGGCGAGGACATCGAGCAGTACCGCGTCCAGCAGATAATACAGCAGGTCGAAGACACCATCTACGAGTTCCCGCTCCGCCTGCCGTCGAACCTCGCCCTCGTCCTGCGCGTGGCGACGGTGGTGGAGGGCGTCTGTGTCACCTTAGACCCAGAGTTCGACTTCATCTCCGTGGCGACGACGTACCTCCGCGAGGAGGGGTTCATCGCCGCTGGCGTCCGCAACTACGTCGAGGACCGCGCGACCGAGGTGCAGGACGCCGCCACCTCGGCCGTGCGCATCCCGCCGAAACTCGAATCCGTTCTCGACAGGGTCGAACGGGAGGACCTGCAAGTCCGGGCGGACATCGAGGACTCCGACCGCCTGCTGGCGACGATGACCAAGCGGCTGATTCTGGGCATGATGCTCGCGAGTACCATCTTCTCCACGGCGTTCCTCTACGCCGAGGCGACGCCGGTAATCGCGGCCGTCACCGGCGCGTTCGTCCTCGTCCTGGCGGGGGCGCTGTGGTGGTCGTTCCGCAAGAGGAAGGGCCTGCGAGCGAAACCGCAGTTCACCCGACAGAGCATGCGCGACCGCCAGGAGAGTCCGGGCGGACTCGCGACATCCTTCGACGACGAGAACTAG
- a CDS encoding E3 ubiquitin ligase family protein has product MVLAQVVALAFLAVGGFLLVTGGRELKTVFHILRNDPLPVRELDGHTGPVEIVGTAGEGDDGTVTAPFTGSRCLAYTYEVEELRSSGKSSSWHTLDSGTGGVDFVVDDGTDRVRVDPTGADIHFESHTVTVPPGTELPDRLAEYVASTDEVDAQDRTVNLLVTELSIGNKQRFTERRLDVGEDVYVYGSARRGPPTEWGSGLVDAVVGGGEGTPVFVISDTTERGTAWRIARGGLWRAGIGVVLLVFALVFVAPVVL; this is encoded by the coding sequence ATGGTCCTCGCGCAGGTAGTCGCGCTCGCTTTCCTCGCCGTCGGCGGGTTCCTCCTCGTGACCGGCGGCCGCGAACTCAAGACGGTGTTCCACATCCTCAGAAACGACCCGCTCCCGGTCCGCGAACTGGACGGCCACACCGGCCCGGTCGAAATCGTCGGGACGGCCGGCGAAGGCGACGACGGGACCGTCACCGCACCGTTCACCGGGTCACGGTGTCTCGCCTACACCTACGAAGTCGAAGAACTGCGCTCCTCGGGCAAGAGTTCGTCGTGGCACACGCTCGATTCGGGGACGGGCGGCGTCGACTTCGTCGTCGACGACGGCACCGACCGCGTCCGCGTCGACCCGACGGGGGCCGACATCCACTTCGAATCCCATACCGTGACGGTCCCGCCCGGAACCGAACTGCCGGACAGACTGGCGGAGTACGTCGCCTCGACGGACGAGGTCGACGCCCAAGACAGGACCGTGAACCTCCTCGTCACCGAACTCTCCATCGGCAATAAACAGCGGTTCACCGAGCGCCGCCTCGACGTGGGCGAAGACGTGTACGTCTACGGGTCGGCCCGGCGGGGCCCGCCCACCGAGTGGGGGAGCGGCCTCGTCGACGCCGTCGTCGGCGGCGGCGAGGGGACGCCCGTGTTCGTCATCTCGGATACGACCGAGCGCGGGACCGCGTGGCGCATCGCTCGCGGGGGCCTGTGGCGGGCGGGAATCGGCGTCGTCCTCCTCGTCTTCGCCCTCGTCTTCGTCGCGCCGGTCGTGCTGTAA
- a CDS encoding NRAMP family divalent metal transporter — protein MATTDAGLRSRLSEMGPTWLAGAIATGPATIGALVTAGASFDYTLLWVVVLSAVMGATAQYLAMRLGLLTEAGIVAVVEDNLGEAWAWLLVADAVVAAGLAQLVIMKTLAAVSAEVAGLTPVTWAGIWGVVLAVGLAGGGYEYAERGAKVLVSLVVLLFVASLFVVPIDYGAAAAGLVPTVPAGVEGALLAAGILGGAVHIALVTMQSYTMRARGWTTDDSALARFDVGASMLVAFGVASLAIFLVAASVLSDPSLGAVGAATALGPLVGSNAKWLFLLGLWGAAVTTLGGNTVVPPYLIADKMGWEQDTDDSRYRAAIAAFALVSVLGVFVPGAVFGLLIQALAVGFVGTPFVLLLVLYLLNDPTAVPQTNSPLENVGGVLLVGISTVVAGQWVQRVAAGGVADPVSLAILAFAAVLAAAMLGLLGLTVRNWLADDPERAVAAD, from the coding sequence ATGGCGACCACGGACGCGGGTCTCCGATCGCGCCTCTCCGAGATGGGGCCGACCTGGCTCGCGGGCGCTATCGCCACCGGTCCGGCGACGATTGGCGCGCTCGTCACTGCGGGCGCGAGTTTCGACTACACGCTCCTGTGGGTCGTCGTCCTCTCGGCGGTGATGGGCGCGACGGCACAGTACCTCGCGATGCGCCTCGGCCTGCTGACCGAGGCGGGTATCGTCGCCGTCGTCGAGGACAACCTCGGCGAGGCGTGGGCGTGGCTGCTGGTCGCCGACGCCGTCGTCGCCGCCGGACTGGCCCAACTGGTCATCATGAAGACGCTCGCGGCCGTCTCCGCGGAAGTCGCGGGCCTCACCCCGGTCACCTGGGCGGGTATCTGGGGCGTCGTGCTGGCCGTCGGCCTCGCTGGCGGTGGCTACGAGTACGCCGAACGCGGCGCGAAGGTGCTGGTGTCGCTCGTCGTCCTCCTGTTCGTCGCCTCGCTGTTCGTCGTCCCCATCGACTACGGCGCGGCCGCCGCGGGCCTCGTTCCCACCGTCCCGGCGGGCGTCGAGGGGGCGCTACTCGCCGCCGGTATCCTCGGCGGCGCGGTCCACATCGCGCTGGTGACGATGCAGTCGTACACGATGCGGGCGCGTGGCTGGACAACCGACGACTCGGCGCTCGCACGCTTCGACGTGGGCGCGTCGATGCTCGTCGCCTTCGGCGTCGCCAGCCTCGCCATCTTCCTCGTCGCCGCCTCGGTCCTCAGCGACCCGAGTCTCGGGGCCGTCGGCGCGGCCACGGCGCTCGGCCCCCTCGTCGGGTCGAACGCGAAGTGGCTGTTCCTGTTGGGTCTGTGGGGCGCGGCCGTGACGACACTCGGCGGCAACACCGTCGTCCCGCCGTACCTCATCGCCGACAAGATGGGGTGGGAACAGGACACCGACGACTCGCGCTACCGTGCCGCCATCGCCGCGTTCGCCTTGGTCAGCGTCCTCGGCGTGTTCGTGCCCGGCGCGGTGTTCGGACTGCTGATTCAGGCGCTCGCCGTCGGGTTCGTCGGGACGCCGTTCGTGCTGTTGCTCGTCCTCTATCTCCTCAACGACCCGACCGCCGTCCCGCAGACGAACTCCCCGCTGGAAAACGTCGGCGGCGTCCTGCTGGTCGGTATCAGCACCGTCGTCGCCGGACAGTGGGTCCAGCGCGTGGCGGCGGGCGGCGTCGCCGACCCCGTCTCGCTGGCGATTCTCGCCTTCGCCGCCGTCCTCGCCGCCGCCATGCTCGGTCTCCTCGGCCTCACGGTCAGAAACTGGCTGGCCGACGACCCCGAGCGAGCGGTGGCGGCCGACTGA
- a CDS encoding molybdopterin-binding protein, which yields MAGASPTDTDECSLETARRQLGSYAVPVDRTDRIPLSVAVGRVLATDATANERVPGAAIDADEPVFERGHQLRPADVGLLKAAGVNELLVRQRPQVGIVPTGDELVQHDAGPDQRIETAGFTLAQYVDRWGGKVTYRDVVEDETPSLRMAVQRDLTRDAIVVTGTDPGDTLRDVVRDLGDVFADRVAISPGRKTGLAVVENRPVILLPSSPVAARVGAVQLLRPLLKAFADAPLTDHPTTTATLVAGAEVDADPITYVPVALDDDAATPLSGTDIGTATRADGWVTVPEGTDALVAGETVAVEDWDYLP from the coding sequence ATGGCCGGGGCTTCGCCGACGGATACCGACGAGTGCAGTCTGGAGACCGCCCGCCGACAACTGGGGAGTTACGCCGTCCCCGTCGACCGCACCGACCGCATCCCGCTCTCGGTCGCCGTCGGGCGCGTGTTGGCGACGGACGCGACGGCCAACGAACGAGTTCCCGGGGCGGCCATCGACGCGGACGAACCGGTGTTCGAGCGCGGTCACCAACTCCGGCCCGCCGACGTGGGCCTGTTGAAAGCCGCTGGCGTCAACGAACTGTTGGTCCGCCAGCGCCCGCAGGTGGGCATCGTCCCGACGGGCGACGAACTCGTCCAACACGACGCCGGGCCGGACCAGCGCATCGAGACGGCGGGGTTCACCCTCGCGCAGTACGTCGACCGCTGGGGCGGCAAAGTCACGTATCGAGACGTGGTCGAGGACGAGACCCCGTCGCTCCGGATGGCCGTCCAGCGGGACCTGACGCGGGACGCCATCGTCGTGACGGGGACGGACCCCGGCGACACCCTCCGAGACGTGGTCCGTGACCTCGGGGACGTGTTCGCCGACCGAGTCGCTATCTCGCCAGGCCGGAAGACGGGACTGGCCGTCGTCGAGAACCGCCCGGTGATACTCTTGCCGTCCTCGCCCGTGGCCGCCCGCGTCGGTGCGGTGCAACTCCTGCGGCCCCTGTTGAAGGCGTTCGCCGACGCGCCGCTTACCGACCACCCGACGACGACGGCGACGCTGGTCGCGGGGGCCGAGGTCGACGCCGACCCGATAACCTACGTACCCGTCGCCCTCGACGACGACGCGGCGACGCCGCTCTCCGGGACTGACATCGGGACGGCGACGCGCGCCGACGGGTGGGTGACCGTCCCCGAAGGGACCGACGCACTCGTCGCCGGAGAGACGGTGGCCGTGGAAGACTGGGACTATCTACCGTAG
- a CDS encoding SprT-like domain-containing protein, with translation MGATVAYESVSSDADIVAWSREYCRQVRREWGVDVRFDLVEWEVSSRAKRRAAAVKRPKLPDATVGEPYDWERVDGADGRPLPCTLSLTREAFDSFDRAEWEATLRHELIHVEQYQRDGTTDHGAAFRARAAALDTEVHCPAFAEAKHVLTCESCGDVVARRYRDCKLVRERERYRSDCCGASLAVD, from the coding sequence ATGGGCGCGACGGTCGCCTACGAGTCGGTATCGTCGGACGCAGACATCGTCGCGTGGTCGCGCGAGTACTGTCGGCAGGTGCGCCGCGAGTGGGGCGTCGACGTGCGCTTCGACCTCGTCGAGTGGGAGGTGTCCTCGCGGGCCAAGCGCCGTGCGGCGGCGGTCAAGCGGCCGAAACTCCCCGACGCGACCGTCGGGGAACCGTACGACTGGGAGCGTGTCGACGGCGCCGACGGCCGCCCGCTCCCGTGTACCCTCTCGCTGACCCGCGAAGCCTTCGACTCGTTCGACCGCGCGGAGTGGGAAGCGACCCTGCGCCACGAACTGATTCACGTCGAGCAGTACCAGCGCGACGGGACGACCGACCACGGCGCGGCGTTCCGGGCGCGCGCCGCGGCGTTGGACACCGAGGTCCACTGTCCCGCCTTCGCCGAAGCGAAGCACGTCCTCACCTGCGAGTCCTGCGGCGACGTCGTCGCCCGCCGGTATCGGGACTGCAAACTCGTCCGCGAACGGGAGCGGTACCGCTCGGACTGCTGTGGCGCGTCGCTGGCCGTGGACTGA